DNA sequence from the Hyalangium ruber genome:
ACGACGTGCGCCAGCTGGTGCTCAAGAACGTGGACGCGGCCACCATCAAGAAGACCGCCACCAACAAGGGCATGCTCACGCTCCTCGACGATGGCGCGCGCAAGGTAGCCCTGGGAGAGACGACCATCGCCGAGGTCCTCAGCATCACGCAGGAGGACATCTAACCGCCGCCCTCCCCTGAGGGAGGGTTGGGGGGTGCATCGCCATGCCGGTCTTCGAGTACAGAGGTCTCAACGGTGCGGGCAAGACGGTCAAGGGGCTGCTCGAGGCCGAGTCGCCCAAGACGCTGCGTGCCCAGCTGCGCAAGGACGGCATCTTCCTCACGGACGTGCTCGGCCAGGCCGAGGGCAGCCGCGCGGCGGTGATGAAGGGCGCGGGGGCTCAGCTCGCCGCCCGCGACATCGACCTGCGCAAGCTCACGCGCGGCCGCATCACCACCGAGGACATCGCCATCACCACCCGGCAGCTCGCCACGCTGCTGGGCGCGGGCGTCACCCTGGTGGAGTCGCTCACCGCGCTGGTGGACCAGGTGGAGAAGGAGCGCTTCAAGCGCGTGCTCTCGGACGTGAAGCAGCGTGTGAACGAGGGCTCATCGCTGGCCGACGCGCTCGGGCAGCACCAGAAAATATTCGGCTCGCTCTACGTGAACATGGTGCGCGCCGGCGAGGCCTCGGGCGCCCTGGACGCGGTGCTGCAGCGGCTGGCCGACTTCACCGAGAGCCAGGCCAAGCTGCGCCAGAAGATCGTCGGCACCATGCTCTACCCCGCCATCATGCTGGTGGTGGGCGGCGGCATCCTCGTGCTGCTGATGACGGTCGTCGTCCCGAAGGTGACGAAGATCTTCGAGTCGATGAACGCCACCCTGCCCTTCACCACGCGGGTGCTGATCGGCTTCAGCAACGCGCTGCAGGACTACTGGTTCATCATCTTCCCCTCGCTCTTCGGCGCCATCGCCTTCGCCGTCTGGTACTTCCGCAGCCCCGCCGGCAAGCCCATCTGGGACCGGTTCGCGCTCAAGGCGCCCGTGTTCGGCGGCCTGGTACGCCTGCTCGCCATCTCGCGCTTCGCCCGCACGCTGGCCACGCTGCTCAAGAGCGGCGTGCCGCTGCTGGCCGCCATGGACATCGTCAAGGCGGTCATCACCAACTCGGTGCTGGCGGACGTGATTGAGAAGGCGCGCGATGCCATCCGCGAGGGCGAGAGCATCGCCAACCCACTCAAGCGCTCGGGCCAGTTCCCGCCGCTCGTGTACCACATGGTCGCCATTGGTGAGCGCTCCGGCCAGCTGGAGGAGATGCTCCTGTCGGTGGCCGACAGCTACGAGACGCAGGTGAACGTGCGCATCGGCGCCCTCACCTCGCTGCTCGAGCCCATCCTCATCGTGATGATGGGCGCGGTGATTGCATTCGTAGCCTTCTCGATCCTGATGCCGATTCTGCAGGTGAACTCGGTCATCCGGTAACGCAGGAGAGAGGCGGCGATGAACGACACGCTCGACCGGTGGATTCAACGTGTCACCCTGGCGGCGATGGTCGCCCTGGCGGCGGCCCTGCTGACGGTGGGCGTCGTCCTCTACGCCACGGACTCACAGGCGGGTGCACCTCCGGCGGAAGTCACCCGCGGCGAGCCCTGACACAACGTCCCGGCAGGGCCTCATCGCCCTGCCAGAAAGTCACTCGAGGGAGAACATGGAGAAGACGAAGAAGCAGCAGCGCCGCCACAACCGCGGCATGACGCTCATCGAGATCATGGTGGTGATTACCATCCTCGGCCTCATCGCCGCGGCGGTGGGCGTGGCGGTCATCCCCCAGCTCAACCAGGCCCGCGTCGATCGCGCCCATCTGGACATCAAGAACATCCAGAACGCGCTCAAGCTCTACTACACCAAGAAGGGCAACTACCCCGACACGGCCACGGGCCTGCGCGGGCTGGTGGAGATGCAGGCGCTGGAGCAGATCCCGCGCGATCCGTGGAACAACGAGTACGTGTACCTGAACGAGGGCGGCAAGCCCGTCGTCTCCTCCTACGGCGCCGACGGCACCTCGGGCGGTGGGGACGACATCTCCTCCAAGGATTCGGCTCCCGGCGGAACCAAGTAGTCGCCCTCTTCCCGTCAGCCGAGGACCCAGAAGCCCATGGCCGAGCACGTCACCACCCCACAGAACCCCGACATGGCGCCGCGTCCGGCCCGGATGGGGCGACTCGTGGTCGGTGCCGTCGTCGCGCTCGCCACGGTCCTGGCCTTCGTGATGGTACAGCTGACGAACGATGAGACCCTGGGCGAGAAGCAGCGCCAGGCCCGGGCGGAGATCCGCAAGCTGGACGGCGTGTTCCGCGCCTTCTACCGGCTCATGGGGCGTTACCCCACCGAGCAGGAGGGCTTCGGCATCCTCGTGCAGGCGCGCGTGCTGGACAAAGAGCCGGTGGACCCATGGGGCCACCCGTACGTGTACCGCTTCAACGACAAGCGCTCCGGCGTGCTCTCCTATGGCGCGGACGGGGTGCCCGGCGGTCAGGGCGACGACGCGGACATCACCAGCGGCGGCGTCGAGGAGGCTCGGCGATGAGGCGTGCTCTTCCCCTTCACCCGCGGCGGGCCCAGCGCGGCCTGACGCTCATCGAGATCTGCATCGCGCTGCTGATCGCCGCGGTGCTCTTCTCGGCGGTGGTGACCAGCGTGGGCGCCATCACCGGCAGCAAGGCCAAGGCAGCCGCCGGAGAGCTGGCGGGCGTCATCCGCTCGCTCTACGACTCGGCCGCGCTCTCGGGCAAGACGTGCCGGCTGGTGTTCGAGATTCCGGACCCCAAGAGCGAGGACAAGACGAAGTACCACGCCGAGTGCGCCGCGGGCGGCGTGACGACCTCGCGGGACCGGGAGGCGGCCCTCAAGGATGAGAACCGCTCACGCGAGGACGAGAAGCGCTCGGGTGGTGACGAGCGGCGCAACTTCCGCAGCAGCGACAGCGGCGGCGCGCCCAGCCTGCAGGAGCTGATGGAGCAGGAGCAGGGCCGCGTGGAGCAGGCGGCGAAGTTCTCCAGCTACACCGCCGAGGAGGTGGAGCCGCGCGAGCTGCCTGGCGGGGTGACGCTCTCTGTGTGGACGCGCCAGCAGAAGACGGCCGTGGAGCAGGGCGTGGCCTACCTCTACTTCTTCCCCCAGGGCTACACGGAGAAGGCCCAGGTGTACGTGCGCCAGGGGGACAACGTGTGGACGCTCACCGTGTCACCGCTCACTGGCAAGGTGTCGGTGGTGGCCGAGGAGCTGGAGGTGCCTCGCACATGAAGTACACCCAACGAGGCTTCACGCTGCTGGAGACGGTCATCGCGCTCGCCATCCTGGCGCTGGCGCTGATGGCCATCTTCGATCTCAACTCCGGCGCTGTCTCCAACCACGTCTACTCCAAGCACCTCACCGTGGCCTCGCTGCTGGCCCGCTCGAAGATGACGGACCTGGAGCAGCAGCTCTACGACGACGGCTTCCCCGCCGACGATGACGAGGAGGCGGGCGACTTCTCCGAGGAGGGCTGGCCCAACTTCAAGTGGCGCGCGAAGATCATCGCCCCCAAGACGGACGGCGTGTCGCCCGACCAGCTGATCGGCGCCATCTTCAACCTGCCCATCGGGGACTCGGGCGGGGACCTGGGCGGGCTGGCGAGCATGTTCGGCGGCGGCGGCGCGGACGGCGCGAGCAGCGGCGGCCCCGTGCCGGCGGGCGGCGGACTGGGCGGCATGGCCGCGGGCATGGCGCAGCCCATGTTCACGCAGATGGTGGAGCAGCTCACCCAGTCAGTGCGAGAGGTACACCTCACCGTCACCTGGAAGCAGGGCACGCTGGTGGAGAGCATGGACGTGGTGACGCACGTGGTGTCGCTCGGCCCGGGCTCGGACCGCAACGGCGGCGCCGCCTTCAACTCGGCCCAGGGCCGGCAGGCCGCGGAGACGGCCAACCAGTGGGTGGACGCCTCGGGCGCGGTCGTCCCCAACCCCGTGCCCGGCCCCAACGGGCAGATGCTGCACCCGCAGACGCGCCAGCCGCTCACCAACCGCATGGAGTGGCTCAACCGGATGAACAGCGGCGGCGGCGGGGCCATGCAGAATCCGCTGGGCGGCGGCGGCGCCGGTGGCGGCATCTTCAACCCGCGTGGAAAGCAGGATACGCGATGAGGCGCTCCCTCCGAGGCTTCACGCTGATGGAGGTCATGGTGGCGATCGCCATCACCGGCTTCATCGGCACCATCGTCGCCATGGCCTTCCAGACGGGCTTCCGCGCCAAGGAAGTGGTGGAGGGCGAGGCGGGGCACTACCGCATGGTGCGCGTGGCGCTCAACCGCATGGCGCGCGAGATCGGCTCCGCCTTCGTGAGCGACCGCTACGACCCGAAGCGCTACCGGGACCAGAACGATCGGCCCACCAACTTCGTGGGCGAGGCGGACCGGCTGATGTTCACCACGATGGCGCACCAGCGCCTGTACACGGACTCGAAGGAGTCCGACCAGGCGGTGGTGGAGTACTTCGTGGAGACGTCCACCGAGAAGGGGGCCAAGGGCCGGCAGGAGCTCAAGCGGCGGGTCAACCCCAACATCGGCGGGGACCGCATGGACCGGGGCGGCACCACGGACGTGCTCTTCGAGGGCGTGAAGAAGGTGCAGTTCGAGTACTGGGACTCCGAGCGCAAGGAGTGGGAAGACGAGTGGGACACGCGCCGGGCCGAGAAGAAGTCCATCCTGCCGACGCGGGTGCGCGTCACCGTGCATGCGCTGGACGAGAACGGCAAGGAAGCGCGTTACACCACCCAGGCTCGAATCATGTCGAACACGGAGCTGCCGAGGTTCTGATGCGCAGGTTCTTCTCCCAGACGGCCCGTCGCCGGCCCGCTCCCCCGCCCTCCCTGGCGCGGAGGGATCGCCGCGCGCGGGGCGTGGCGCTCATCATCGCGGTCATCTCCATCACCCTGCTCACGGTGGTGGCCACCGAGTTCGCCTACAACACGCGGGTGGACCTGCAGCTGGCGGCCAACCAGCGCGACGAGGTGCGGGCCTTCTACATGGCGCGCTCCGGCATCGGCCTGGGGCGCCTGCTGCTGCGCTTCCAGAAGCAGGTGGACAACACGCCCATCCCCAACCTGGCCGGCATGATGAATCAGTTCATGGGCGGCGGAGCGGGGGCGGCTCCCGGCGCCCAGCAGCCGGCCTCCACGCTCAACATCCAGCTCTGGAAGCTGGCGCGCGTGGACTGCCACATGCTCAAGGGGCTGGTGAACAGCGACGCGAGCGCCAAGGAGGAGGAGCCGGCTCAGGCGCAGGACTCCAACTTCACCATGGAGGAGGGCGAGACGCCGGTGCTGTCGGACCAGCCGATGAAGCGCTCCTTCGGCGGCTTCGAGGGCTGCTTCCTGGCCACCATCACGGATGAGGAGGAGAAGCTCAACATCCACCGGCTCTCCGCGCTGGCCACGGACGCGCTGCCCACCGCGGCGCGCTTGATGGACCTGTTCGGCGACAAGCGCTTCGAGTTCATCTTCAACCGCGACGACGCCAACCGCATCCGCGTCACCCCGCAGGAAGTGGTCATCGCCCTGAAGGACTGGGTGGACGAGGACGAGACGCAGTCGGCCATCAACCTGGCGGACCCCGTCAACCCGTTCGCCTCCGGCTTCTCGGACGAGGGCGGCCACTACGACCGCTTCGACCCGCGCTACGACGCGAAGAACGCGCGCTTCGACAGCCTGGACGAGCTGTACCGGGTCCACGGCGTGACGGACCAGTTCATGGCCGCCTTCCGGGACCGGCTCACCGTCTACCCGGACGTGAACTCACGGCCCAACGTCAACACGGACGATCCGATGATGATGTTCATGGCCGTGCTGTCCGTGGCGGACCCAGCGCGTCCGGACCCGCGGCTGCAGGATCCCGTGTTCATGCAGGAGCTCATCACCCGCATCCGCTCCGCGCGCATGTTCAGCTTTCTGGGCATGAGCGTTCAGGACTTCGTCGCCGTCGTCGAGTCCGCGGGCGTCGCCATCAACCCGGCGATCAAGGCCAACGCGGCCACCAACCGGCTCGTGGGTGACAAGAGCCAGACCTTCACCATCAAGTCCGTGGGTGAGGCGGGCAGCGTCCAGAAGACGATCACCGCCGTGGTCAAGCTGGACGATCAGCTCGGCCGCATCCTGTATTGGAGAGAGGAATAACATGGCCCGCATTCTTGGCCTCGACCTGGGCAGCTACTCCGTCAAGGGAGTGCTCTTCGAGTCGAACATCCGGGGCTACACCACCAAGGCCTACGCCGAGGTGCGCCGGGGCGAGGGCGATCGCACCGAGAGCCTGCGCAACGCCGTGCGCGAGCTGCTCACCCAGCACCCGCTCCAGGCCGACCAGGTCGTCGTCGCCCTGCCCGGCCCGGCGCTGATCACGCACAGCTTCACGATGCCCTTCGTCGATCCGAAGCGCATCGAGGCCGCCCTGCCCTTCGAGGTGGAGAGCCAGCTGCCCTTCGACCTGTCCGAGGTGGTCTTCGACTACCAGGTGGTGGGGCAGAAGCCGAAGGTGAGCAGCGATCTGCTGGTGGGCGTGGTGCGCAAGGAGGAGCTGCGCTGGCTGGTGGACCTCCTGTCCGAGCTGAACCTGGAGCCGCGCGTCATCACCCACCCGGGCGTGACGTACCAGAACCTCTTCCTGCAGACGCCCGCCGTCTTCGAGGGGCTGGAGGCCATGGCGGCGGTGGCGGTGGTGGACATCGGCCACGAGCGCACCTCGGTGGCCATTGGCCGACCGGGCGTGGGCGTGGAGTTCGCGCGCACCTTCGCCGGAGGCGGCAAGGATCTGAGCAAGGCGTTGTCCACCGAGTTCCAGACGCCGCTGCCGGAGGCGCACCACTGGAAGGAGACGTACGGGGCGCTGGCCAGCGTGGCCGCCTCGCAGGGGCCGGACGCCGAGCGCGCCGCCGCCGCCTTCGTGCGCGGCCTGCAGCCAGTGCTGCGCGAGCTGCGCCCCACCTTCAAGTCCTTCACCGCCCGCACGCGCCGGCAGGTGGGCGCCGTGGTGCTGTGCGGCGGCACCGCGCGCCTCAAGGGCATCGCCGAGCAGCTCGAGCGAGACCTGCACATGCCCGCGCGAGTGCTGGCGCTGCCGGTCGAGGCCGCCTCCACCCTGCCCTCGGAGTCGCAACCCTCGGCGGTCCAGGCGTACTCGCTGGCGCTGCGGGGCCAGGCCTCGGGCGCCAAGGCCCCGCGCTTCAACCTGCGCCGGGGTGAGTTCGGCTTCAAGGGCGACTACGACTACGTGAAGGACAAGGTGGGGCTGCTGGCCGCCTTCGCCGCCACGCTCGTGTTGCTGCTGGTGGCCGGTGGCGTGGTGCGCAACTCGGTGCTCGCCCGCCGGGAGACGCAGGTGGACCAGGTGCTGTGCAAGACGACCGAGCGCATCCTCGGCTCGTGTGAGAAGGACTTCGACCGCGCCATCAACATGCTGCGCGGTGTGGAGAGCCCCGCCGCCGCCCTGCCCAAGAACTCGGCCGTCAACCTGCTGGCGGAAGTCACGCAGCGCATCCCCGCCGACGTGCCGGTGAAGCTGGACCGCATCCAGATCGATCTGGAGCGCGTCATCCTCCAGGGAGAGACGAAGAGCTCCAAGGAGATCGACACGCTGACGCAGGCCATCAAGGGCCACCGCTGCTTCAAGGAAGTCAACCAGGGCAAGGTGGAGCGGACGCGCGACGGACAGAACGTCACCTTCCGCCTGGACATCCAGGTGAACTGCCCCGAGCAGACTGGCGCGGAGACCTAGACCATGAACACCTTTCGCCAACTCTTCACGGATCTGCGCACGCGCTGGGAGCAGCTCAGCGGCCGCGAGCAGCGGCTGCTCATGGCGGCCGGCGGCGCGGTGATCGCCTTCGCGCTCTTCGTCACCCTGTTCACCTTCACCACCACCGCGGCCGGCTACCGCAGCCGCACCCAGACGAAGCTGGCGAAGCTGCAAGAGGTGCAGCAGCTGGCCGCCAGCTACAACGAGGCCACGTCGGCGCGGAACTCCATCGAGCAGCAGCTGTCCAGCAATGACGTGTCGCTGCTCACCTACATCTCGGACAAGGCCACGGCCGCCGGGCTCGAGGTGCCCAACATGACGCCCAAGGGCGAGGTGGGCATCGGCGACGGGAAGATCATGGAGAGCAGCATGGAGCTGACCTTCACGGACGTGGACCTGCGCAAGCTGACCGAGTTCCTCAAGTCCGTGGAGAGCGGGCCCGGCATCGTCAAGGTGAAGTACCTGCGCCTGGAGCCGCGCCCGGCCAGCGACACCCTGACGGCGTGGACGACCGTCTCCACCTACAAGCTCAAGCAATCGCAGGCGCCTTCGGCGCAGCAGTGACACCATGGCCACTCAGACCAAGACCTCCGGCTTCAAAGTTGTATTGGGGTACAGCGCCTTCGCGGTGGTGGCCCTCATCGCCTGCTTCCTGCTGACCTTCCCGTATGGCGCGCTGCGCGCGCGCATCGCCACCGAGGGCCTGAAGGCCGGCTATGTGGTTCGCATCGACTCGCTACGGCCTGGCCTCGTCGGGCTGACGGCGCGCAACGTGAAGATCAGCTCGCCGACCGAGCCGCTCAGCGCGGAGACGCGTGCCGCGCTGCTCAGCGGTGACCCGGACCAGGTGAAGATGATCGGCGCGGCGGAGTTGGGTGAGCCCCTCATCATCGACTCGCTCTTCATCCGCCCCAGCCTCTTCCCCCTGGGCGCGGCCTTTCACGCCGAGGTGATGGGGGGTGAGCTGAAGGGCGTCTCCGGCGGGCTGAAGACCCAGCAGCTCCAGGTGCGCCTGGACGGCCTGGACCCCTCGAAGGGCAACCTCAAGGGCTTCAGCGGGCTGGACCTGGAGGGCCGCCTGAGCGGCGTCATCAACCTGACGCTGCCGCCGGGGCCCGCGGGCGCCAACGGCAAGCCCGGGGAGCCGGACCTGTCGCTGGCCGACGGCGAGTTCTCGCTGGACGGCCAGAACCTGAAGCTCAACGGCAGTGTGCCGGGCGTCGGCGTGGCCGGCTCGGGCCCCGTCGCCCTGCTCTTCCCGGGCGGCCTGCCCGCCGTGCCGATGGGCGAGGTGCAGGCGCTCATCCGCTTCGACAAGGGCCAGGGCACGGTGGAGACGCTCCGTACGCGCAGCGACCAGCTGGAGCTTCAGGCCACGGGCACGCTGCGGCTCAAGCAGCGCCTGCAGTACAGCGAGCCGGCCATGGACGTGCGGCTGCGCGTCGAGCCGGAGCTGGTGAAGAACCTGGGCACCGCCGGGCTGGGCCTCTCCATCCTCCCTCCGGACAAGGACGACCCGAAGTTCCGCGCCGGGCGCCTGAGCGGCTCGCTGGGCAAGCTCAACTTCCTGCCCAAGCGCTGAGGCCTTCCCTCACTGCGGGAGGCCGCAGCGGATCCAGGTGAGGATCGCGGTCCGCTCCTCGAGCGTCATGGGGACTCCGGAGTCGGGGGGCGGCATGGAGCAGTCGCGCACGTTGGTGCGGATCGTGTCCTGCCAGTCCGCGACGTGTCCGTAGTCCGCCAGGGACCAGGGCCCTCCCGGGGTGCCGGCGTGGCAGGTGACGCACCGGCGCTCGAAGATCGGCGCCACGTCCGCATAGCGTGGCGCTGGCTCCGGGCAGCTGGTGGGTGACGGAACGGAGCACGTGGAAGGGTTCTCGTTTCCTGGCCCCGCGTCGGGCACCTGGACTCCCGCATCCGCCTCGCTCCCGGGAGGAGTCGGCGTCGAGTCGCCACATGCCACCACCAGGAGGCAGCCGCCGAGGGCTGCCCATGAACCCAAGACTCTCTTCGTTCTGTCGCGCATTTCCGTCGAGCCTAGGGCAGGCGCGAATCCACCGCGTGCGACAATTTGACTCATTGGCACGTGCGAGCCCGCTCGCGATAACCCGGCCTCAATTCGATGAGGGGTTATCGCATGAACAAGACAATCGCAGCGCTGATGATGGGAACGGGACTCTTCCTCGCGCCGGCAATGGCCAGCGCCCACATCTCGGTCTCGGGAACGGGCTTCGCCAATTCGACGCAGGAGTTCTCCTTCAACGTGGGCCACGGCTGCGCGGGGGCCGACACGTACAGCGTGAAGATGGAGATCCCCGCCGGGGTGACGTCGGTGCGCCCCATGCAGAGTGATTTTGGCCGGGTCTCGGTCGAGAAGAACGCGGCGGGAGATGTGATCTCCATCACCTGGCAGAAGGCGGACGCGGACGTGTTCGCCTCGGACATCAGCTATTACAAGCTCGCGGTTCGGCTCAAGGTCCCCAACGCGCCGTTCACCACCGTGTACTTCCCGACCTACCAGACCTGCAAGGCGGCCGACGGGACGATCTCCACCACCAACTGGGTCGGCACGCCGACGTCCCAGGCCGCGGAGCCCGCGCCCGAGCTCCGCGTGCTGCCGGCGCGCAAGCCGGGGTGGAACAAGTTCACCGTCCCCATGGCTATCTCCGACCTGAGCGTTTATTTCAGCGACGCGCAGATCGTGTGGAAGGGGACCGCGGCCTACAGCGCCAACCCGGCCACCGCGGAGCTGGCGACGGCGACCTCGGGCGTCACCGCGCTCACCTCGCTGCAGGCCAATGACGAGATCTGGGTGAAGTACTGATGCGGCGCGCTCGAATGAAGGCTCGGTGGCTGTGGCTGCTCGTTCCGCTGATGGCGGCCTCGTGCTCGGACGACCCGGAACCTCCCAAGGAGGAGGAAGAGAAGCCGGGCTTGAGCGCATGCCTCGACCAACCCAACGCGCTGGCGCGGCCGCCTTCGGGGCAGTTGCCCTGCGAGCTGCTGCCTCCCGGCTTCTCGAAGTAAGACCGCTGGAATGGTGAAGACCTGTACGGCCGCCCTCGCGGCGGCCCTGCTCCTCGTGGCACCGGCGGCCTTCGCCTGTGCCACGTGTGCCTGCGGGGATCCAACGCTCACCTCCATGGGCACCGAGCAGCCCTTCGCCGGCCGTCTGCGGCTGGCGGCCACGATGCGAGCCTGGGGGATGACAACGGGAGATGCCACCCTGGACGCGGTCACCCTGCGTGAGCTGCGCATGGATGTGGCGGCCTCCTACGCGCCCCTGCGGTGGCTGTTCCTGTCCGCCACGCTCCCGCTGCAGGCCCGTGGGGTGCGGAACGTGAGCCTGGCGAGCGAACGCTCTTGGGGGCCCGGCGACCTGGAGGTCAGCGCCAAGGCCTTTGTCTTCCGAGATCGGGAGTTCTCGCCGGATCACCTCATCGCCATATTGGTGGGCGCCGAGCTGCCAACCTCGCCCACGGTGCATGACGCGGAGGGCCGCCCCCTCTCGCTCGATGCCCAGCTCGGCACTGGCTCTTGGGATCCGTTCGCGGGGCTGGCCTACACGATGTTCCGGGGCGAGTGGTCCTTCATCGCCAGCGCGACGGGCTACCTGCCGACCCGGGGCCGCATGGGCTTCCGCGGGGGAGCGTCCCTGCGGAGCACGCTGGCGGCGCAGTACCAGCCCACGCCCCGCTGGGCTTTGCGCCTGGCGGCGGACACCCGCCTGGAGGCGGCCAGCGACCTCCTGGGCGTACCGGATCCCGCCGGAAAAGGCTTCATCGGCTTCCTCTCCCCCGACGTGCTCTACAGCCCCACCACGGATGTCGTCGTCCAGCTTGGGGTGCGTGCGCCAATCCTCAACCTGCTGAGCGGCCCCGTGCGGCAGACACCCATCCTCCAAGCCGCCGTGGCCTACGACTTATGAAGACAGCGATCCTGCCCACCCTGCTCTTGCTCCCTGCCCTCATCGGGTGCGGCTCGCGCGAGGAAGGCCTGCGCCTGCACCTGGGGCTCGCCTTCCACGCGGAGCAAGGAGCGTGGGGAGAGAGCTCCTCGCGCCAGTTCACCAACGATCGCGGGGAGCACATCACCCTGAGCCGCGCGTACCTCACCGTGAGCAGCGTGGAGATCATCCCCTGCCCGACGCTGAGCGCATGGCGCTGGTTGCGCCAGCTCTCTCCGGTGGGAACGGCCCATGCCCACTCCGAGTCCCATCCCAGGCGCCTGGGGACGCCCCATGTCATCAGCCTGGAGCGGCCCGACGGAGAGGCGCTGGCCCTGGGCACCCTGCACCCGCCGCCCGCCGCCTACTGCCGCGCGCGACTGGTACTCGGGCCGGCGGACGCGGATGCGGAGGGCGAGCCCATCCAGCTGGGCATGGAGGGGAAGACCCTGCGGCTGGAGGGCACCGTCGTCCCCGCCAGCGGTGGGCCCGCGCAGGCCTTCACGCTGGAGAGCGCCGCGGTCGCCAATGCCGAGGTGCCGCTCGAGGCGCTCAGCCT
Encoded proteins:
- a CDS encoding type II secretion system protein GspJ, whose amino-acid sequence is MRRSLRGFTLMEVMVAIAITGFIGTIVAMAFQTGFRAKEVVEGEAGHYRMVRVALNRMAREIGSAFVSDRYDPKRYRDQNDRPTNFVGEADRLMFTTMAHQRLYTDSKESDQAVVEYFVETSTEKGAKGRQELKRRVNPNIGGDRMDRGGTTDVLFEGVKKVQFEYWDSERKEWEDEWDTRRAEKKSILPTRVRVTVHALDENGKEARYTTQARIMSNTELPRF
- a CDS encoding prepilin-type N-terminal cleavage/methylation domain-containing protein translates to MKYTQRGFTLLETVIALAILALALMAIFDLNSGAVSNHVYSKHLTVASLLARSKMTDLEQQLYDDGFPADDDEEAGDFSEEGWPNFKWRAKIIAPKTDGVSPDQLIGAIFNLPIGDSGGDLGGLASMFGGGGADGASSGGPVPAGGGLGGMAAGMAQPMFTQMVEQLTQSVREVHLTVTWKQGTLVESMDVVTHVVSLGPGSDRNGGAAFNSAQGRQAAETANQWVDASGAVVPNPVPGPNGQMLHPQTRQPLTNRMEWLNRMNSGGGGAMQNPLGGGGAGGGIFNPRGKQDTR
- a CDS encoding general secretion pathway protein GspK codes for the protein MRRFFSQTARRRPAPPPSLARRDRRARGVALIIAVISITLLTVVATEFAYNTRVDLQLAANQRDEVRAFYMARSGIGLGRLLLRFQKQVDNTPIPNLAGMMNQFMGGGAGAAPGAQQPASTLNIQLWKLARVDCHMLKGLVNSDASAKEEEPAQAQDSNFTMEEGETPVLSDQPMKRSFGGFEGCFLATITDEEEKLNIHRLSALATDALPTAARLMDLFGDKRFEFIFNRDDANRIRVTPQEVVIALKDWVDEDETQSAINLADPVNPFASGFSDEGGHYDRFDPRYDAKNARFDSLDELYRVHGVTDQFMAAFRDRLTVYPDVNSRPNVNTDDPMMMFMAVLSVADPARPDPRLQDPVFMQELITRIRSARMFSFLGMSVQDFVAVVESAGVAINPAIKANAATNRLVGDKSQTFTIKSVGEAGSVQKTITAVVKLDDQLGRILYWREE
- a CDS encoding type II secretion system protein GspG, producing MEKTKKQQRRHNRGMTLIEIMVVITILGLIAAAVGVAVIPQLNQARVDRAHLDIKNIQNALKLYYTKKGNYPDTATGLRGLVEMQALEQIPRDPWNNEYVYLNEGGKPVVSSYGADGTSGGGDDISSKDSAPGGTK
- the gspM gene encoding type II secretion system protein GspM — encoded protein: MNTFRQLFTDLRTRWEQLSGREQRLLMAAGGAVIAFALFVTLFTFTTTAAGYRSRTQTKLAKLQEVQQLAASYNEATSARNSIEQQLSSNDVSLLTYISDKATAAGLEVPNMTPKGEVGIGDGKIMESSMELTFTDVDLRKLTEFLKSVESGPGIVKVKYLRLEPRPASDTLTAWTTVSTYKLKQSQAPSAQQ
- a CDS encoding pilus assembly FimT family protein yields the protein MRRALPLHPRRAQRGLTLIEICIALLIAAVLFSAVVTSVGAITGSKAKAAAGELAGVIRSLYDSAALSGKTCRLVFEIPDPKSEDKTKYHAECAAGGVTTSRDREAALKDENRSREDEKRSGGDERRNFRSSDSGGAPSLQELMEQEQGRVEQAAKFSSYTAEEVEPRELPGGVTLSVWTRQQKTAVEQGVAYLYFFPQGYTEKAQVYVRQGDNVWTLTVSPLTGKVSVVAEELEVPRT
- the pilM gene encoding pilus assembly protein PilM, whose translation is MARILGLDLGSYSVKGVLFESNIRGYTTKAYAEVRRGEGDRTESLRNAVRELLTQHPLQADQVVVALPGPALITHSFTMPFVDPKRIEAALPFEVESQLPFDLSEVVFDYQVVGQKPKVSSDLLVGVVRKEELRWLVDLLSELNLEPRVITHPGVTYQNLFLQTPAVFEGLEAMAAVAVVDIGHERTSVAIGRPGVGVEFARTFAGGGKDLSKALSTEFQTPLPEAHHWKETYGALASVAASQGPDAERAAAAFVRGLQPVLRELRPTFKSFTARTRRQVGAVVLCGGTARLKGIAEQLERDLHMPARVLALPVEAASTLPSESQPSAVQAYSLALRGQASGAKAPRFNLRRGEFGFKGDYDYVKDKVGLLAAFAATLVLLLVAGGVVRNSVLARRETQVDQVLCKTTERILGSCEKDFDRAINMLRGVESPAAALPKNSAVNLLAEVTQRIPADVPVKLDRIQIDLERVILQGETKSSKEIDTLTQAIKGHRCFKEVNQGKVERTRDGQNVTFRLDIQVNCPEQTGAET
- the gspN gene encoding type II secretion system protein GspN; the encoded protein is MATQTKTSGFKVVLGYSAFAVVALIACFLLTFPYGALRARIATEGLKAGYVVRIDSLRPGLVGLTARNVKISSPTEPLSAETRAALLSGDPDQVKMIGAAELGEPLIIDSLFIRPSLFPLGAAFHAEVMGGELKGVSGGLKTQQLQVRLDGLDPSKGNLKGFSGLDLEGRLSGVINLTLPPGPAGANGKPGEPDLSLADGEFSLDGQNLKLNGSVPGVGVAGSGPVALLFPGGLPAVPMGEVQALIRFDKGQGTVETLRTRSDQLELQATGTLRLKQRLQYSEPAMDVRLRVEPELVKNLGTAGLGLSILPPDKDDPKFRAGRLSGSLGKLNFLPKR
- the gspF gene encoding type II secretion system inner membrane protein GspF, producing the protein MPVFEYRGLNGAGKTVKGLLEAESPKTLRAQLRKDGIFLTDVLGQAEGSRAAVMKGAGAQLAARDIDLRKLTRGRITTEDIAITTRQLATLLGAGVTLVESLTALVDQVEKERFKRVLSDVKQRVNEGSSLADALGQHQKIFGSLYVNMVRAGEASGALDAVLQRLADFTESQAKLRQKIVGTMLYPAIMLVVGGGILVLLMTVVVPKVTKIFESMNATLPFTTRVLIGFSNALQDYWFIIFPSLFGAIAFAVWYFRSPAGKPIWDRFALKAPVFGGLVRLLAISRFARTLATLLKSGVPLLAAMDIVKAVITNSVLADVIEKARDAIREGESIANPLKRSGQFPPLVYHMVAIGERSGQLEEMLLSVADSYETQVNVRIGALTSLLEPILIVMMGAVIAFVAFSILMPILQVNSVIR
- a CDS encoding type II secretion system protein GspG, which produces MAEHVTTPQNPDMAPRPARMGRLVVGAVVALATVLAFVMVQLTNDETLGEKQRQARAEIRKLDGVFRAFYRLMGRYPTEQEGFGILVQARVLDKEPVDPWGHPYVYRFNDKRSGVLSYGADGVPGGQGDDADITSGGVEEARR